The stretch of DNA ACCGACCATCGGCGCTGTGGGCCTGATCGACCACCCGGACAACATTATTGGCGGCGAGGTGCGCGACGGCCATGTGGCCCTTTTGATCGGCCAGTGCGGCGGGCATCTTGGACAGTCGGCGATCCTTTCGGAAGTGTTTGGGCGTACCGACGGGGACGCGCCGCATGTCGACTTGGACGCTGAGAAGCGGAACGGGGAATTCATTCGTGATAACAGGCACTTGATCAATGCCTGCACCGATCTCAGCGATGGTGGTCTGGCGCTTGCAGCCTTTGAACTGGCCGAAGCGGCAGACGTTGGCGTATGGATTGATGCGAGCGAAATGGGCAGCTTCTTTGGCGAGGATCAGGCCCGCTATCTGGTGGCCTGTTCGTTCGACAAGGCCGAGGCACTGATGATCGCGGCGGGTCGCGCTGGCGTGCCCATTGTGTCGGTTGGTAAGTTCATGGGGGACACAGTCTGGATGGGCAACTCCTCCGCTCCGCTTGCCGAACTGCGCGACATCTACCGCTCCGCTTTCGCCGACACTTTTGCCTGAACCTTGGTTTCGGAGCCCCCCAGGCCGTCTGCATGCATACGACCTGGGGGGACGGAACGTTTTTGCCAGCAAAACACCTGAAGTCCAGCACCCGGTTTTTCGGGACTGTGGCGCCACAGATTTTTCTATGGAAAAATCGCCTTCCGCCACCGTCGACATGGGCGCGGGGCATGCCGCCGTAAGGCGCGCGTTTTTACAACATCCCCAACAGCCGGTCCCGGTCGCCGACGTCGTCGCGACGGGAAATCACCTGGGCCAGCTCTTCGATGGAGGCGATGGAATGACCGGCGCGGAAACTGTCGACATGCGGCAGCATTGCCGCGATGCCTCGGGCGCGGGGGGCGAAATCTTCCCAACGTAACAAGGGGTTGATCCAGATCACGCGGCTGGCGGAGAGGTGCAAGCGTTCCATCTGCCTGGCCAGCGCATCGGGGTCGTCGCGGTCGAGGCCGTCTGTGATGAGCAGGACCACGGCGCCCTGCCCCAAGACGCGGCGGGACCATTGCTTGTTGAAGGCTTCCAGGCAGGACCCGATGCGTGTGCCACCCTCCCAATCCTGCGCCTCGGCGCCCGCCGCTTTCAGGGCCGCGTCGACGTCGCGGTGGTCGAGATGGCGCGTGATGTTGGTGAGGCGGGTGCCAAAGGTGAAGGCGTGGACACGTGCCCAGCCCGCCCCCTTTGCATTCGCCACCGCATGGAGGAAGTGCAGTACGACGCGGGAGTATTGGCTCATGGAGCCGGAGATGTCGCAGAGAGCGACAAGGTTGGGGTAGCGGGCCCGGGGCGTTTTCCATTTCAGGTCGCGCATGTCCCCACCCTGCCGCATGGCGGCCCGCAGGGTGCGGGCGGGATCGACGCGGCCCATGCCTGCGGCGCGCGTGCGGCGGGTCGGCATCGGGTCGACGGGCAAGGCCATACGGGAAAGCATGGCCTTGGCCTGCGCCATTTCATCCGTGCTCATCTGCTCGAAATCGAGTGTCTTGAGCTGTTCCTCGGCGCTCATCGTCAGGGAGGCGTCGATTTCGATCTCGGTCCCGCCCTCTTCCATCTCCGGCAGGTCGATGTCGTCGCCTGCACCGTCGAGCAGCGCCTCTGCCGCGCGCTTTTCAGCGGCTTGCGCGCTGCGGTCTTCCTGTACGCCGCGCACCGCCGGAAGCATGGCGGCCATCATATGTTCGAGGTAGCGCGGGTCGCGCCAGTAAAGCCGGAAGATCTGTGCAAAGACCGCACGGTGTTCGGGTTTCGAGACGAAACAGGCGTGAAGGGTCCAGTAGAAGTCGCGCTTTTCGGTGAAGCCCGCCTTGGTCACTGCCGTGATCGCATCCATGACCCGGCCCGTGCCGATGGGCAGGCCCGCGCGGCGGAGGGCGCGGGCGAAATGGGTGATGTTCCCCGCGAGTTTGGGGTTTTCGGGAAGTTCGAGCGGGGCGTATTCAGGCATGTGTTGGACCGGGGGCCAGCCCCCGGACCCCCGTGGTATTTTTGGTCAGAAGAAACATCAGGCCGGTTCGAGCGAGGCTTTGGCCTCGTCCAGAAGGCGTTT from Tateyamaria omphalii encodes:
- a CDS encoding vWA domain-containing protein, with product MPEYAPLELPENPKLAGNITHFARALRRAGLPIGTGRVMDAITAVTKAGFTEKRDFYWTLHACFVSKPEHRAVFAQIFRLYWRDPRYLEHMMAAMLPAVRGVQEDRSAQAAEKRAAEALLDGAGDDIDLPEMEEGGTEIEIDASLTMSAEEQLKTLDFEQMSTDEMAQAKAMLSRMALPVDPMPTRRTRAAGMGRVDPARTLRAAMRQGGDMRDLKWKTPRARYPNLVALCDISGSMSQYSRVVLHFLHAVANAKGAGWARVHAFTFGTRLTNITRHLDHRDVDAALKAAGAEAQDWEGGTRIGSCLEAFNKQWSRRVLGQGAVVLLITDGLDRDDPDALARQMERLHLSASRVIWINPLLRWEDFAPRARGIAAMLPHVDSFRAGHSIASIEELAQVISRRDDVGDRDRLLGML